The nucleotide window TGCTCTTGACCTTGTCAGCTACCGCCATCGGAACCTCCTAGGTGTACATCCCGCCGTTGACGGCGAGAACCTGCCCGGTAATATACGCTGCCGCGTCCGAAGCCACGAAGCACACGGCCGCGGCCACGTCGTCGGGCGTACCGAGGCGCCCGAGCGGAATGCGCGACGTCCAGTCGACCCGCGCGTCTTCGGTGAGCGAACGCGTCATGTCGGTCTCGATCAGGCCCGGCGCGACGACGTTGACCGTGACCTGCCGCGACGCGACCTCGCGGGCGAGGGCCTTCGCGAACCCGATGATCCCCGCCTTCGACGCGGCGTAGTTCGCCTGGCCGGCATTGCCCATCTGGCCGACGACCGAACTCACGCAGATGATCCGCCCGGCGCGCTGCCTGATCATCGTCCGCAACACCGCCTGCGTGCAGAGGAAGGTCCCGGTGAGGTTCGTCGACACCACCTCGTCCCATTCCTCGCGCTTCATGCGCATCAGCAGCTGATCGCGAGTGATCCCGGCGTTGTTGACGAGGATGTCGATCCGCCCGAACCTGGCGAGCGCCGCGTCGGCCACGGCGGGCGCCGACGCCGGGTCGGTGAGGTCGAGCGCGACCGTCAGCGCCTGTCCTCCCGCGGCGGCGATCTCGGCGGCCGTCGACGCCGCGTGGTCGCCGCGCGCCGCCGCCACGACGGCGGCCCCCGACCGGCCGAGCGCGAGCGCCACGGCGCGCCCAATCCCTCGTGACGCCCCCGTCACGATCGCGACTTTGCCCGTGAGATCGATGGTCACGATGCCGGAAACAGCGCCTCCAACGCAGGCGACCCCAGGTCGGCTTCTGTGCTGAGAACGGTCGCCTCGCGGTCGATCTTGCGCACCAACCCGGTGAGCACCGTCCCCGGACCTACTTCAACATACGTGCGGACGCCTTCCGATGCAAGGCGCCGCACCACGTCTTCCCAGCGCACCGGCCGCGACACCTGAGCCACGAGGGCCTCGAGGGCGGCCGCGCGGTCACGCTTCGGCTCGGCGTCCACGTTGGCCACGACCGGCACCTGTGGGTCGCGTGCCTCGAGCGCCCGCAGCTCCGGCGCCAGCCGCGCTTCCGCCGGCGCCATCAGGGCACAGTGAAACGGTGCGCTGACCGGGAGCGGGACGACCCGCTTCGCCCCGAGCGCCTTGGCCCGCTCGCCGGCCCGCGCGACGGCTGCCGCGCTGCCCGCGATCACCACCTGCCCCGGCGCGTTCAGGTTCGCCGGGCTCACGACCTCGCCGCCGGCCGCATCCGCACACGCCTCCGCCACGCGTTCGGCGTCGAGGCCGAGCACGGCGGCCATCGCACCGGCCCCCACGGGCACGGCCTCCTGCATGTAGCGGCCGCGACGCCGGACGATGCGCAACGCGTCCGCGAAGGATACCGTACCGGCCG belongs to Acidobacteriota bacterium and includes:
- the fabG gene encoding 3-oxoacyl-ACP reductase FabG — protein: MDLTGKVAIVTGASRGIGRAVALALGRSGAAVVAAARGDHAASTAAEIAAAGGQALTVALDLTDPASAPAVADAALARFGRIDILVNNAGITRDQLLMRMKREEWDEVVSTNLTGTFLCTQAVLRTMIRQRAGRIICVSSVVGQMGNAGQANYAASKAGIIGFAKALAREVASRQVTVNVVAPGLIETDMTRSLTEDARVDWTSRIPLGRLGTPDDVAAAVCFVASDAAAYITGQVLAVNGGMYT
- the fabD gene encoding ACP S-malonyltransferase, yielding MIAFVFPGQGSQKVGMGRALFDRDAVCRETFEEADAALGEPLSRLCFEGPEDQLVLTENTQPAILTVSVAACRLLLSRGLRPAFVAGHSLGEYSAHVAAGTVSFADALRIVRRRGRYMQEAVPVGAGAMAAVLGLDAERVAEACADAAGGEVVSPANLNAPGQVVIAGSAAAVARAGERAKALGAKRVVPLPVSAPFHCALMAPAEARLAPELRALEARDPQVPVVANVDAEPKRDRAAALEALVAQVSRPVRWEDVVRRLASEGVRTYVEVGPGTVLTGLVRKIDREATVLSTEADLGSPALEALFPAS